A genomic window from Peromyscus maniculatus bairdii isolate BWxNUB_F1_BW_parent chromosome 1, HU_Pman_BW_mat_3.1, whole genome shotgun sequence includes:
- the LOC102918185 gene encoding uncharacterized protein LOC102918185 isoform X2, whose translation MNLSQEPQRLSLQEQDGSCKRLGVVSFEDVTVDFSQEEWRRLDPAQRRLYQDVMLEIYSHLLAVGYPIPSSGAILRIKQRKEAWMGEVKFPHQQCGCREELWQDPDPTKRDQQNHIPPWNPGAFLNKKTQRTDRDCEYNEPGKTIPLVSNLISTQKGAPKLCVKGLKPNLEANGEDQNNITKQLNDVVTSGQLFTQDSSNADRTIPHEGQNSCKGSQCRKVLIHKQTLTQRAVHPKEKPDECTECGKVFYDMSAFSKHQATHTGERPFVCHKCGKTFLQKSELTFHQETHIEKPYECPDCGKSFSRTSNLQVHHRIHTGEKPYECRDCGKSFNNTSQLKVHYRIHTGERPYVCPVCGKAFKQKSILSTHETIHTGEKPYKCTLCGKLFSCTSRLKVHYQIHMKEKPYECGDCGKAFKRKSSLTVHQKIHVRQIHHICSECGKAFNQKSELSMHQRIHLGENSHKCSDCGKSFTYASQLKMHHRVHTGEKPYKCRDCGKSFTYSFTLNVHRRIHKVEKPHKCSVCGKALASKYQLEEHERIHTGEKPYVCTECGKGFHGRSGFLRHQITHTRDKSFVCHKCGKAFFQRSQLTSHQQTHTGEKPYKCRYCGKSFSHTSQLTVHHRIHTGERPYKCNYCGKSFSNSSQLKEHLRIHTGETPYACSECGKAFSRRSSLNLHTKIHTGEKHHVCSECGKAFSQKSVLRTHQRIHTGEKPYKCSDCGKALASKGQLRDHQRIHTGEKPYVCTECGKGFFGRSSLHRHQITHTKERPFICQKCGKTFIQKSALTSHQQIHTGEKPYVCPECGKGFYNKSSLPRHQMTHTRGRSFVCQKCGKAFLQKSVLKCHQRTHTCKKP comes from the exons ATGAATTTATCCCAGGAACCCCAGAGACTGAGCCTACAGGAGCAGGATGGGTCATGCAAG AGATTAGGGGTGGTGTCCTTTGAGGATGTGACCGTGGACTTCAGCCAGGAGGAGTGGCGGCGCCTGGACCCTGCCCAGAGACGCCTGTACCAGGACGTGATGCTGGAGATCTACAGCCACCTCTTGGCAGTGG GGTACCCCATTCCCAGCTCTGGGGCCATCCTCAGGATAAAGCAAAGAAAGGAGGCATGGATGGGAGAGGTTAAGTTCCCACATCAGCAGTGTGGGTGTCGAG AAGAACTGTGGCAAGATCCTGACCCCACAAAAAGAGATCAGCAAAACCATATCCCACCCTGGAATCCTGGTGCTTTCCTcaacaagaaaacacagagaacagaCAGAGACTGTGAATATAACGAGCCTGGGAAAACCATTCCTTTAGTGTCCAATCTTATTTCTACACAAAAGGGAGCTCCAAAGTTATGTGTAAAAGGTTTGAAGCCTAACCTTGAAGCAAATGGTGAAGATCAAAACAATATCACAAAACAGCTCAATGATGTTGTTACATCTGGTCAGCTCTTCACACAAGACTCTTCTAATGCTGACCGTACAATTCCTCATGAAGGACAGAATTCATGCAAAGGTAGCCAGTGCAGAAAAGTTCTCATCCATAAACAAACACTTACACAGCGAGCAGTTCATCCTAAGGAGAAACCAGATGAATGCACTGAGTGTGGAAAGGTCTTCTATGACATGTCTGCTTTCAGTAAACATCAGGCAACTCACACTGGAGAAAGACCTTTTGTCTGTCACAAGTGTGGAAAAACCTTCCTCCAGAAGTCAGAGTTGACCTTTCATCAAGAAACTCacatagagaaaccttatgaGTGTCCCGACTGTGGGAAATCATTTAGTCGTACATCCAACCTGCAGGTCCATCATcgaattcacactggagagaaaccttatgaatgccGTGACTGTGGGAAATCCTTCAATAATACATCCCAACTGAAGGTACATTATCGAATACATACAGGGGAGAGACCGTATGTGTGTCCTgtatgtgggaaagccttcaagCAGAAGTCAATCCTCAGTACTCATGAGACAATTCACACTGGGGAGAAGCCTTACAAATGTACTCTTTGTGGGAAATTATTTAGTTGTACATCCCGACTGAAAGTGCATTATCAGATTCACATGAaggagaaaccttatgaatgtggtgactgtgggaaagccttcaagCGAAAGTCAAGTCTCACCGTTCACCAGAAAATACATGTTAGACAAATACACCATATATGCAGTGAGTGTGGGAAAGCTTTCAAccagaagtcagagctcagcaTGCACCAGAGAATTCATCTGGGGGAGAATTCTCACAAATGCAGTGACTGTGGGAAGTCATTTACTTACGCATCCCAGTTGAAGATGCACCATCGAGTTCACACAGGGGAGAAGCCTTACAAGTGCCGGGACTGTGGGAaatcatttacttattcattcacaCTGAATGTGCACCGTCGAATTCACAAAGTGGAGAAGCCTCACAAATGTAGTGTCTGTGGGAAAGCATTGGCTTCTAAGTACCAACTCGAAGAGCATGAGAGAAttcacacaggagaaaaacctTATGTGTGCACAGAATGTGGAAAAGGTTTTCATGGTAGATCAGGTTTCCTAAGACATCAGATAACTCACACTAGGGATAAATCTTTTGTCTGTCACAAATGTGGAAAGGCCTTCTTTCAGAGGTCACAGCTGACATCTCATCAGCAAACTCATACGGGAGAGAAGCCTTATAAATGTCGTTACTGTGGGAAATCATTCAGTCATACATCCCAACTGACAGTACATCATCGAATTCACACAGGAGAGAGACCTTACAAATGCAACTACTGTGGGAAGTCATTCAGTAATTCCTCCCAACTGAAAGAGCATCTCCGAATTCATACCGGGGAGACACCTTATGCATGTTCTGAATGTGGGAAGGCCTTCAGCCGAAGATCGTCCCTTAATCTCCACACaaaaattcatactggagaaaaacacCATGTATGTAGtgagtgtgggaaagcctttagtCAGAAGTCAGTACTTCGAACACATCAGAGAATTCACACTGGGGAAAAGCCTTACAAATGCAGTGACTGTGGGAAAGCCTTGGCTTCAAAGGGACAACTCCGAGATCATCAGAGAATTCACACGGGTGAGAAACCCTATGTTTGCACTGAATGTGGGAAGGGTTTCTTTGGCAGGTCATCTTTGCATAGACATCAGATAACTCACACTAAGGAGAGACCTTTTATCTGTCAAAAATGTGGGAAAACCTTCATCCAGAAGTCAGCATTGACATCACATCAGCAAATTCATACAGGCGAGAAACCCTATGTGTGCCCTGAATGTGGAAAGGGCTTCTACAATAAGTCATCTTTACCTAGACATCAGATGACTCACACTAGAGGGAGATCTTTTGTCTGTCAAAAATGTGGGAAGGCATTCCTCCAGAAGTCCGTGTTGAAATGCCATCAACGGACTCACACTTGCAAGAAACCATAG
- the LOC102917665 gene encoding uncharacterized protein LOC102917665 translates to MPTDMNFCQMPPRLEAEELNGSCERLVSFEDVTVDFSQEEWQQLDPAQRRLYQDVMLEIYSHLLAVGELQLDTPHQQTFVKASLLNDASSEVAGHGSYCSVLEKLWQDGKTTAKTDQQRQIPPVNPGAFQSPKTLNRDGGCDCEETGESILLGPHLISTQYVPPRGFSLAKSLKPNLEAYSDNQSSTTKQVSDTGSHQFFTQGSSNSVCTIPHQREKSYSESQFGNILSPSLPLMEHEINFQDKAVDYTGCGKVFTAESAFCQQQITNNMETSFICHTCGKTFLHKSKLTSHPDTHREETPYECPDCAKSLRSMSSLQVHRDIHTKEKRYECHVCGKSFSYTSHLKVHLRTHTGEKPYACSDCGKAFSQKSVLTIHQRIHTGEKPYTCSDCGKMFVCASDLTKHCRFHTGEKPYECPDCGKSFSIKSNLLAHHRIHTSEGPYKCFDCGESFRKISQLKVHHQIHTDGRSFVCSDCGMAFSQKSVLTTHQRIHTGEKCYPCSDCGKLFLYASDLKKHCRVHTGEKPYKCHDCGKSYSVKSHLHVHHRIHTGERPYTCDDCGKSFRRNSHLQMHQQTHTGEKPYKCSDCGKSFRRASHLKVHHRIHTGEKPYVCSECGKAFNDRSVLSTHQRIHTGEKPYICSDCGKAMSSKANLKEHQRIHTGEKPYVCAECGRAFSDKSSFYRHCKIHSKERSFVRNKAEKGFLQNSHGTSYEHTHSAEKL, encoded by the exons ATGCCTACTGACATGAATTTCTGCCAGATGCCCCCGAGATTAGAAGCAGAAGAGCTGAATGGATCGTGTGAG AGATTGGTGTCCTTTGAGGATGTGACCGTGGACTTCAGCCAGGAGGAGTGGCAGCAGCTGGACCCTGCCCAGAGACGCCTGTACCAGGACGTGATGCTCGAGATCTACAGCCACCTCTTGGCAGTGG GTGAATTACAGCTTGACACACCACATCAACAAACTTTTGTGAAAGCTTCACTTCTAAATGATGCATCCAGCGAAGTCGCAGGACATGGTTCATATTGTTCCGTTTTAGAGAAACTGTGGCAGGACGGCAAAACTACAGCAAAGACAGATCAGCAAAGACAGATCCCACCCGTAAATCCTGGTGCTTTCCAAAGTCCGAAAACACTGAACAGAGACGGTGGCTGTGACTGTGAAGAAACTGGAGAGTCTATTCTTTTGGGACCCCACCTCATTTCTACACAATATGTACCTCCAAGGGGTTTCTCACTGGCAAAAAGTCTGAAGCCTAACCTTGAAGCCTACAGTGACAATCAAAGCAGTACCACAAAGCAGGTTAGTGACACTGGATCTCATCAGTTTTTCACACAAGGCTCTTCTAATAGTGTGTGTACAATTCCTCATCAAAGAGAGAAATCATACAGTGAAAGTCAGTTTGGAAACATTCTTTCTCCCAGTCTACCACTTATGGAGCATGAAATTAATTTTCAAGACAAAGCAGTTGACTATACTGGATGTGGGAAGGTCTTCACTGCTGAGTCAGCTTTCTGTCAACAACAAATAACTAACAACATGGAGACGTCTTTTATCTGTCACACATGTGGGAAGACCTTTCTCCACAAGTCTAAATTGACCTCCCATCCAGACACTCATAGAGAAGAAACACCTTATGAATGTCCTGACTGTGCAAAATCACTTAGGAGTATGTCCAGCCTGCAGGTGCACCGTGACATCCACACAAAGGAGAAGCGTTATGAATGCCATGTGTGTGGGAAATCATTCAGCTATACATCCCACCTAAAGGTGCACCTTCGAACACACACTGGTGAGAAACCGTATGCATGTTCTGACTGTGGAAAAGCCTTCAGCCAAAAGTCAGTCCTCACCATACATCagagaattcacactggagaaaagccttACACATGCAGTGACTGtggaaaaatgtttgtttgtgcATCAGATCTGACAAAGCATTGTCGATTTCACACAGGGGAAAAGCCTTATGAATGCCCTGACTGTGGGAAATCTTTCAGTATTAAATCTAACCTGCTTGCACACCATCGAATTCACACCAGTGAGGGACCTTACAAATGCTTTGACTGTGGGGAATCATTCAGGAAAATATCCCAATTGAAGGTACATCATCAAATTCACACTGATGGAAGATCTTTTGTGTGCTCTGACTGTGGGATGGCCTTCAGCCAAAAGTCAGTCCTCACCACACATCAGAGAATTCACACTGGGGAGAAGTGCTACCCATGTAGCGACTGTGGAAAGTTGTTTCTGTATGCTTCAGATCTGAAGAAGCATTGTCGAGTTCACACAGGGGAGAAGCCTTACAAATGCCATGACTGTGGGAAATCATACAGTGTGAAGTCACACCTACATGTACATCATCGAATTCACACTGGCGAGAGACCTTACACATGTGATGACTGTGGGAAGTCATTCAGAAGGAACTCTCACCTGCAGATGCATCAGCAAACTCACACTGGTGAGAAGCCTTACAAATGCTCTGACTGTGGGAAGTCATTCCGGAGAGCATCCCACCTGAAGGTCCATCATCGAATTCACACCGGGGAGAAACCTTATGTGTGTTCTGAGTGTGGGAAGGCCTTCAATGACAGGTCGGTTCTCAGCACACATCagagaattcacactggagaaaagccttACATATGCAGCGACTGTGGGAAAGCCATGTCTTCTAAAGCCAATCTCAAAGAGCATCAGCGAATTCACACGGGCGAGAAGCCGTATGTGTGTGCCGAGTGTGGGAGGGCCTTCAGTGATAAGTCCTCTTTCTATAGACATTGTAAAATTCACAGTAAGGAGAGATCTTTTGTCCGTAACAAAGCAGAAAAGGGCTTCCTGCAGAATTCACACGGGACATCCTACGAGCACACTCACAGTGCAGAGAAGCTATAG
- the LOC102918185 gene encoding uncharacterized protein LOC102918185 isoform X1 has protein sequence MNLSQEPQRLSLQEQDGSCKRLGVVSFEDVTVDFSQEEWRRLDPAQRRLYQDVMLEIYSHLLAVGYPIPSSGAILRIKQRKEAWMGEVKFPHQQCGCREVESEFYTPPQKVSENAAFQISKASEIIRHGLWCSVLEELWQDPDPTKRDQQNHIPPWNPGAFLNKKTQRTDRDCEYNEPGKTIPLVSNLISTQKGAPKLCVKGLKPNLEANGEDQNNITKQLNDVVTSGQLFTQDSSNADRTIPHEGQNSCKGSQCRKVLIHKQTLTQRAVHPKEKPDECTECGKVFYDMSAFSKHQATHTGERPFVCHKCGKTFLQKSELTFHQETHIEKPYECPDCGKSFSRTSNLQVHHRIHTGEKPYECRDCGKSFNNTSQLKVHYRIHTGERPYVCPVCGKAFKQKSILSTHETIHTGEKPYKCTLCGKLFSCTSRLKVHYQIHMKEKPYECGDCGKAFKRKSSLTVHQKIHVRQIHHICSECGKAFNQKSELSMHQRIHLGENSHKCSDCGKSFTYASQLKMHHRVHTGEKPYKCRDCGKSFTYSFTLNVHRRIHKVEKPHKCSVCGKALASKYQLEEHERIHTGEKPYVCTECGKGFHGRSGFLRHQITHTRDKSFVCHKCGKAFFQRSQLTSHQQTHTGEKPYKCRYCGKSFSHTSQLTVHHRIHTGERPYKCNYCGKSFSNSSQLKEHLRIHTGETPYACSECGKAFSRRSSLNLHTKIHTGEKHHVCSECGKAFSQKSVLRTHQRIHTGEKPYKCSDCGKALASKGQLRDHQRIHTGEKPYVCTECGKGFFGRSSLHRHQITHTKERPFICQKCGKTFIQKSALTSHQQIHTGEKPYVCPECGKGFYNKSSLPRHQMTHTRGRSFVCQKCGKAFLQKSVLKCHQRTHTCKKP, from the exons ATGAATTTATCCCAGGAACCCCAGAGACTGAGCCTACAGGAGCAGGATGGGTCATGCAAG AGATTAGGGGTGGTGTCCTTTGAGGATGTGACCGTGGACTTCAGCCAGGAGGAGTGGCGGCGCCTGGACCCTGCCCAGAGACGCCTGTACCAGGACGTGATGCTGGAGATCTACAGCCACCTCTTGGCAGTGG GGTACCCCATTCCCAGCTCTGGGGCCATCCTCAGGATAAAGCAAAGAAAGGAGGCATGGATGGGAGAGGTTAAGTTCCCACATCAGCAGTGTGGGTGTCGAG aaGTGGAATCAGAGTTTTACACCCCTCCACAGAAAGTTTCTGAGAATGCAGCATTTCAAATTAGTAAGGCAAGTGAAATCATAAGACATGGTTTGTGGTGCTCTGTTTTAGAAGAACTGTGGCAAGATCCTGACCCCACAAAAAGAGATCAGCAAAACCATATCCCACCCTGGAATCCTGGTGCTTTCCTcaacaagaaaacacagagaacagaCAGAGACTGTGAATATAACGAGCCTGGGAAAACCATTCCTTTAGTGTCCAATCTTATTTCTACACAAAAGGGAGCTCCAAAGTTATGTGTAAAAGGTTTGAAGCCTAACCTTGAAGCAAATGGTGAAGATCAAAACAATATCACAAAACAGCTCAATGATGTTGTTACATCTGGTCAGCTCTTCACACAAGACTCTTCTAATGCTGACCGTACAATTCCTCATGAAGGACAGAATTCATGCAAAGGTAGCCAGTGCAGAAAAGTTCTCATCCATAAACAAACACTTACACAGCGAGCAGTTCATCCTAAGGAGAAACCAGATGAATGCACTGAGTGTGGAAAGGTCTTCTATGACATGTCTGCTTTCAGTAAACATCAGGCAACTCACACTGGAGAAAGACCTTTTGTCTGTCACAAGTGTGGAAAAACCTTCCTCCAGAAGTCAGAGTTGACCTTTCATCAAGAAACTCacatagagaaaccttatgaGTGTCCCGACTGTGGGAAATCATTTAGTCGTACATCCAACCTGCAGGTCCATCATcgaattcacactggagagaaaccttatgaatgccGTGACTGTGGGAAATCCTTCAATAATACATCCCAACTGAAGGTACATTATCGAATACATACAGGGGAGAGACCGTATGTGTGTCCTgtatgtgggaaagccttcaagCAGAAGTCAATCCTCAGTACTCATGAGACAATTCACACTGGGGAGAAGCCTTACAAATGTACTCTTTGTGGGAAATTATTTAGTTGTACATCCCGACTGAAAGTGCATTATCAGATTCACATGAaggagaaaccttatgaatgtggtgactgtgggaaagccttcaagCGAAAGTCAAGTCTCACCGTTCACCAGAAAATACATGTTAGACAAATACACCATATATGCAGTGAGTGTGGGAAAGCTTTCAAccagaagtcagagctcagcaTGCACCAGAGAATTCATCTGGGGGAGAATTCTCACAAATGCAGTGACTGTGGGAAGTCATTTACTTACGCATCCCAGTTGAAGATGCACCATCGAGTTCACACAGGGGAGAAGCCTTACAAGTGCCGGGACTGTGGGAaatcatttacttattcattcacaCTGAATGTGCACCGTCGAATTCACAAAGTGGAGAAGCCTCACAAATGTAGTGTCTGTGGGAAAGCATTGGCTTCTAAGTACCAACTCGAAGAGCATGAGAGAAttcacacaggagaaaaacctTATGTGTGCACAGAATGTGGAAAAGGTTTTCATGGTAGATCAGGTTTCCTAAGACATCAGATAACTCACACTAGGGATAAATCTTTTGTCTGTCACAAATGTGGAAAGGCCTTCTTTCAGAGGTCACAGCTGACATCTCATCAGCAAACTCATACGGGAGAGAAGCCTTATAAATGTCGTTACTGTGGGAAATCATTCAGTCATACATCCCAACTGACAGTACATCATCGAATTCACACAGGAGAGAGACCTTACAAATGCAACTACTGTGGGAAGTCATTCAGTAATTCCTCCCAACTGAAAGAGCATCTCCGAATTCATACCGGGGAGACACCTTATGCATGTTCTGAATGTGGGAAGGCCTTCAGCCGAAGATCGTCCCTTAATCTCCACACaaaaattcatactggagaaaaacacCATGTATGTAGtgagtgtgggaaagcctttagtCAGAAGTCAGTACTTCGAACACATCAGAGAATTCACACTGGGGAAAAGCCTTACAAATGCAGTGACTGTGGGAAAGCCTTGGCTTCAAAGGGACAACTCCGAGATCATCAGAGAATTCACACGGGTGAGAAACCCTATGTTTGCACTGAATGTGGGAAGGGTTTCTTTGGCAGGTCATCTTTGCATAGACATCAGATAACTCACACTAAGGAGAGACCTTTTATCTGTCAAAAATGTGGGAAAACCTTCATCCAGAAGTCAGCATTGACATCACATCAGCAAATTCATACAGGCGAGAAACCCTATGTGTGCCCTGAATGTGGAAAGGGCTTCTACAATAAGTCATCTTTACCTAGACATCAGATGACTCACACTAGAGGGAGATCTTTTGTCTGTCAAAAATGTGGGAAGGCATTCCTCCAGAAGTCCGTGTTGAAATGCCATCAACGGACTCACACTTGCAAGAAACCATAG